The Castanea sativa cultivar Marrone di Chiusa Pesio chromosome 11, ASM4071231v1 genome contains a region encoding:
- the LOC142614868 gene encoding cytochrome b561 and DOMON domain-containing protein At3g61750, which yields MANLRSFVRFCVLILVLEPKLLALAEDSGNVGVGSGSGGRVPELCNIDARSFLPPPYGNLSSVICKPIWNTFILRYSQDEDNVVNIILSSVYTTGWVGIGFSKDGKMVGSSAMAGWINRKGHAKIKQFYLQGSKEWEVIPDKGELPLTGIPSSLVIHGPSIYLAFQLKFENHLARQPIILAFGTRIPKHSHLTHHEDKTTILFDFSAGSHVSAASTNFGQMKKNHGVLGIIGWGLILPIGAIVPRYFKHKDPLWYYLHSVLQFIGFAIGLATVILGQRLYNLIHADFPSHRGIGIFILVLSILQILAFFLRPNKDAKTRKFWNWYHHWVGRFALFFGALNIVLGIQIGGAGSDWKIGYGFLLGIVIVTVIVLEVLAYLRRSEKPTPLDPSFQMNPVE from the exons ATGGCCAATTTGAGATCTTTTGTCaggttttgtgttttgattctTGTCTTGGAACCCAAGCTTCTTGCATTAGCCGAGGACAGTGGTAATGTCGGCGTAGGCAGTGGCAGTGGTGGTAGGGTACCAGAGCTTTGCAACATAGATGCCAGGAGTTTCCTTCCTCCCCCATATGGAAATTTATCTAGTGTCATCTGCAAGCCTATCTGGAATACTTTCATCTTGAGG TACTCCCAGGATGAAGATAATGTGGTGAACATAATATTATCTTCTGTATACACCACTGGATGGGTGGGAATAGGATTTTCCAAAGACGGTAAGATGGTTGGTTCTAGTGCCATGGCGGGATGGATCAATAGAAAAGGTCATGCAAAAATCAAGCAGTTCTATTTGCAAGGTTCCAAGGAGTGGGAAGTCATACCAGACAAAGGTGAATTGCCACTCACTGGTATTCCTTCTTCTCTTGTGATTCATGGACCTTCAATTTACTTGGCATTTcagttgaaatttgaaaatcaccTTGCTCGCCAACCCATTATATTGGCTTTCGGAACCAGAATTCCAAAGCACTCCCACCTAACTCACCACGAGGACAAAACAACAATCTTATTCGACTTCTCTGCAG GTTCACATGTATCTGCGGCATCCACTAATTTTGGCCAGATGAAAAAGAATCATGGTGTATTGGGTATAATCGGATGGGGTCTAATCCTTCCTATTGGGGCAATTGTCCCAAGATACTTCAAGCATAAGGACCCCCTTTGGTACTACCTTCATTCAGTTCTTCAATTCATTGGGTTTGCCATCGGACTTGCTACCGTGATACTTGGACAACGACTTTATAATCTAATACATGCTGATTTTCCAAGTCATAGAGGCATAGGAATTTTTATTCTAGTACTTAGTATTCTTCAG ATTCTAGCATTCTTTCTCCGCCCGAACAAGGACGCCAAGACTCGCAAGTTCTGGAATTGGTACCACCATTGGGTTGGAAGGTTTGCCCTTTTCTTTGGAGCTTTGAACATAGTATTGGGAATCCAAATTGGAGGTGCAGGGAGTGATTGGAAGATTGGCTATGGATTTCTTCTTGGCATAGTTATTGTTACGGTCATTGTTCTGGAAGTATTAGCATATTTGAGAAGGTCTGAGAAGCCTACTCCCTTGGATCCATCCTTCCAAATGAATCCAGTTGAATAA